The DNA region AGCGACAGAAACACCCGAAGCGCCTCTAGCTTTTCGCCCGAATGCAGGTTGACAAAGTCGATGGCCCCGGACCACAGCGGCTCTGACGTGATGGTCAGCGCTTCGGGATAGCGCTGCGCGACGGGCCAGAGAAGACCGGCGAGCGATGGCAAGGCGATCAGGGCGCCGACGATGGCAAGGTCCCGGCCCAGCGTGGATGTCGCATCGTGGCGGGGGCGGCGATGCGCAAGCGCGCTGCCGTAGCGGTAGAGGACGATGGCGAGCAGGGTGATGGCGAGACCGGACTCAAGGCCGCGCCCGAACCGCAGGATCTGAAGCGATTGCAGAACCTCGCCGCCCAGACCGCCGGCCCCGATCATCGAGGCGAGGATCACCATGGCGAGCGTCGTCATGATGAGCTGGTTCAGCCCGATCATAAGCCCCGTCTTCGCCGAAGGGATCAGCATCTTGAGGATGTACTGCCCCTGCGAGGCGCCCGTCATGTCACCCAGTTCCCGGATCTCGGGCGGCACTTGCCGTAGGGCGAGGACAGTGGCCCGCGCCATGGGCGGCAGCGAAAAGACAAGCGTGACGATGACGGCGGACAGCGGGCCGAAGCCGACCAGCAGGACCACGGGCACGAGGTAACTGAAGATCGGCAGCGTCTGCATGACGTCGAAGATCGGCGAAAACACCGTCTCGAGCCGGGGGTGGCGCCAGATCAGCGTGCCAAGCGCCAGACCGATCGCGAACCCCACGACGACGATGAAGGCCACCGAGGCGACGGTCAGCATCGCGTCTTCCCACAATCCGAAGACGGCGAAATAGGCAAGTGTCGCCGCGGTAAGGATCGCGAGGCCACGGCCTGATGCGCCGTACGTGAGAAAAACCGCCACGCCGGTCACGCTGAGCCAGGACAGCGACGGAATCCGCAGGGTTTCGGCGGCGGTTGCACCCGGGATCAGCCAGCCCTTGGTCAGCAGGGACTGGAGGAACTCTAGCGGGATGTTGACATAGGCGCTGAACTCGCGGGTCCAGGCGATCAGCGGCCTGCCTCCGATATCCGAACGGCGCAGGATGTAGGTCAGCCAGTCGGTTGCGGCCTCCTGAAGCGGCAGGACCCACCGCTCCGGCCAGTCATAAAGCGCAGCCGGCAGAACGCCCTGCATCAGGAAGCCCGCCAGCAAGAGGCCCGCCGCGCAGATCATAAGCAGGCGGCTGCGGCTGATGGACGGCCCGGAAACCCCGGCCCGCCCTTCCAGTGTCGATGTCAGCATCGTCCCCGGCCTATTTCAGCCAGCTTTGAACCAGGTCTTCATTCCCGGCCATCCACTTCTGCGCCGCCTCGGCCGCCGACATGCCGCCGTTTTCGATGTCATCGGTCGCTTGCGACACGGCCTCGGTCGTCGTGGTGAAGCGCCGGAAGATCTCTACCGCGTTCGGCGCCCACTCTGCGGTCGGCATGTAGGCGAGCTTGTAAATGGTGCCGGCCTGGAGGTCGCAGTCCCCGATCTCGTCGGGATTCTCG from Sagittula stellata E-37 includes:
- a CDS encoding ABC transporter permease; the protein is MLTSTLEGRAGVSGPSISRSRLLMICAAGLLLAGFLMQGVLPAALYDWPERWVLPLQEAATDWLTYILRRSDIGGRPLIAWTREFSAYVNIPLEFLQSLLTKGWLIPGATAAETLRIPSLSWLSVTGVAVFLTYGASGRGLAILTAATLAYFAVFGLWEDAMLTVASVAFIVVVGFAIGLALGTLIWRHPRLETVFSPIFDVMQTLPIFSYLVPVVLLVGFGPLSAVIVTLVFSLPPMARATVLALRQVPPEIRELGDMTGASQGQYILKMLIPSAKTGLMIGLNQLIMTTLAMVILASMIGAGGLGGEVLQSLQILRFGRGLESGLAITLLAIVLYRYGSALAHRRPRHDATSTLGRDLAIVGALIALPSLAGLLWPVAQRYPEALTITSEPLWSGAIDFVNLHSGEKLEALRVFLSLNLLIPLRGAIMGMGWASVALALCLVGWAASGPRLAIASAAVIAIIAATGYWERAVITVHLVLVGVLLGIAIGVPFGIWSALSRRAKSVIDVAVDLIQTLPSLVYLVPIVMLLGPGDVSAVLAIAAYVVGAVIRYCDHALRSAPDSLIEAVRSTGATEAQVFRIVRLPFAVPGLLLGLNQAIMLGISMVVVTALVGTRGLEQETITALARVDPGRGLVAGAMVCLIAITIDRLLAAVARKASTVPAAPTH